One Parageobacillus sp. KH3-4 genomic region harbors:
- a CDS encoding MoxR family ATPase — protein sequence MKANETLHPTIARVVENIEKVIIGKRDVAILSIVALLAKGHVLLEDVPGVGKTMLVRALAKSINARFKRIQFTPDLLPSDVIGVSVYNQKEMQFEYKPGPIMGNIVLADEINRTSPKTQSALLEAMEEGSVTVDGVTRPLPRPFFVMATQNPIEYEGTYPLPEAQLDRFMLKLKMGYPSLAEEIEMLNRSEKVPPIEEIQPVITMDELLHLQKQVADVYVDENVKRYIVEMVQQSRANASIYLGVSPRGSVALMKAAQAYAFVHGRGFVIPDDVQFLAPYVLSHRIIVKSEAKFDGLTAEEMVAQMIKRTPVPIQR from the coding sequence ATGAAAGCGAACGAGACATTACACCCAACTATTGCTAGAGTGGTTGAAAACATAGAAAAAGTGATTATCGGCAAACGAGATGTCGCCATATTAAGCATTGTCGCGCTGCTTGCGAAAGGGCATGTGCTGCTTGAGGACGTTCCGGGAGTCGGAAAAACGATGCTTGTACGCGCGTTGGCGAAATCGATCAACGCGCGGTTTAAGCGAATTCAGTTTACTCCTGATTTGTTGCCGAGCGATGTGATTGGAGTGTCCGTTTATAATCAGAAAGAAATGCAGTTTGAATATAAACCGGGTCCGATTATGGGAAACATTGTTTTGGCGGATGAAATTAACCGCACTTCGCCGAAGACGCAATCGGCGTTATTGGAGGCAATGGAAGAAGGAAGCGTTACAGTCGATGGGGTGACGAGGCCGTTGCCACGTCCGTTTTTCGTGATGGCCACGCAAAACCCGATCGAATATGAAGGGACCTATCCGCTGCCGGAAGCCCAACTCGACCGTTTTATGTTAAAGCTGAAAATGGGGTATCCTTCGCTTGCGGAAGAAATAGAAATGTTAAACCGCAGCGAAAAAGTGCCGCCGATTGAGGAGATACAGCCTGTCATTACGATGGATGAGTTGCTTCATTTGCAAAAACAAGTGGCTGATGTGTATGTCGATGAAAATGTGAAACGTTACATCGTCGAAATGGTGCAACAAAGCAGAGCAAACGCTTCGATTTATTTAGGAGTAAGCCCGCGCGGTTCCGTTGCGCTGATGAAAGCGGCGCAAGCGTATGCCTTTGTGCACGGGCGCGGATTTGTCATTCCTGACGATGTGCAGTTTTTAGCGCCATACGTATTGTCTCATCGCATCATTGTTAAATCGGAAGCAAAATTTGACGGACTTACAGCCGAAGAAATGGTCGCTCAAATGATAAAAAGAACACCCGTCCCTATTCAAAGGTAG
- a CDS encoding Nramp family divalent metal transporter translates to MKSSGKWNIIGPGLIVAATGVGAGDLVAALVAGTNYGLVFAWSIIVGAILKFVLNEGVGRWHLLSGKTIFEGWQSMGKWASVYFGVYALIWGFVYGAAGTSSCALAMSAMIPATPLWAWAIIHGIAGFALTWSGRFRLFERAMNILVGLMFITVVGSAVLALPKLSGLWHTAVPDLPKGSLLYALGLIGGVGGSITMASYGYWIQENGWKDRSYVSAMRYDSAIAYIVTAIFTLSLLVLGAALLYGTDVSISGEQGLVSFASIMGNEIHPAARWLFLLGFWSASFTSVVGVWNGVSYLFADFIRNLRKSHIDKRKLNQTKAFRFYIFWLTFPPMLLHFIGKPVGLIIAYGALGALFMPFLAITLLWLLNSKKELPEEGRNHWLSNLFLALCLVLFVVLAINELRNTFR, encoded by the coding sequence ATGAAAAGCAGCGGTAAATGGAATATCATCGGTCCCGGACTGATTGTCGCAGCTACGGGGGTCGGAGCGGGTGACCTTGTAGCAGCGCTCGTCGCCGGAACAAACTACGGTCTTGTATTTGCCTGGTCCATTATTGTCGGAGCGATCTTGAAGTTTGTCCTGAATGAAGGGGTAGGCCGCTGGCACTTACTGAGTGGAAAGACGATTTTTGAAGGCTGGCAGTCGATGGGAAAATGGGCTTCCGTCTATTTCGGCGTTTACGCCCTTATCTGGGGATTCGTATACGGAGCAGCCGGCACATCGTCTTGCGCGCTGGCGATGTCCGCAATGATTCCGGCAACTCCGCTATGGGCATGGGCGATCATCCACGGAATCGCAGGGTTTGCCCTCACTTGGTCGGGACGCTTTCGACTATTTGAGCGCGCCATGAACATACTGGTCGGTCTTATGTTTATCACTGTCGTCGGCTCGGCCGTCCTCGCCCTTCCAAAGCTTAGCGGATTATGGCATACGGCGGTGCCTGACTTGCCAAAAGGCTCACTTCTTTATGCGCTCGGATTGATCGGTGGAGTGGGCGGTTCTATTACAATGGCTTCTTACGGTTATTGGATTCAAGAAAATGGCTGGAAAGACCGCTCTTATGTTTCGGCAATGCGCTACGATTCGGCGATTGCCTATATTGTGACAGCTATTTTTACTTTATCGCTCCTTGTGCTCGGCGCGGCGCTACTATATGGAACAGATGTAAGCATCAGCGGCGAACAAGGGCTTGTATCATTTGCGTCCATTATGGGAAACGAGATTCATCCGGCTGCACGTTGGCTGTTTTTGCTTGGTTTCTGGTCCGCCTCATTTACATCTGTCGTCGGCGTATGGAACGGGGTTTCCTATTTGTTCGCCGATTTTATCCGAAATCTGCGGAAATCACACATCGATAAAAGAAAGTTAAACCAAACAAAAGCGTTCCGCTTCTACATATTTTGGTTGACCTTCCCGCCGATGCTGCTCCACTTTATCGGCAAACCGGTCGGCTTAATTATCGCGTACGGCGCGTTAGGAGCATTATTTATGCCATTTTTGGCCATCACGTTGCTATGGCTTTTAAACTCAAAAAAAGAATTGCCAGAAGAAGGACGAAACCATTGGCTATCGAACTTATTCCTCGCCCTTTGCCTTGTGCTGTTTGTCGTCTTAGCAATTAATGAACTGCGGAATACATTTAGGTGA
- a CDS encoding DnaD domain protein — MNMNDLQKVLLNKYKSHKEFNVIDEVLHHVTKTQPEELREFIDKEPTTKEEQLIKKLEELSPMELLYHLKGRIEPDIKDLITISDIMKYQKLNAGVVNVLIYFIMSITVVKLPKEYTERIASHWARKRVETVREAMEIIEMAKREIKYNREWQNKKAKSTKHNWSAFIDKMRKKGYTPEELERIVELHEQTKND; from the coding sequence ATGAATATGAATGATTTGCAAAAAGTGTTGCTTAATAAATATAAAAGCCATAAGGAATTTAATGTAATAGACGAGGTTTTGCATCATGTAACAAAAACACAACCTGAAGAATTGCGTGAATTTATCGATAAAGAACCAACGACAAAAGAGGAACAGTTAATAAAAAAATTAGAAGAACTTTCACCGATGGAATTACTTTATCATTTAAAGGGGAGAATAGAGCCCGACATAAAAGATTTAATCACAATAAGTGATATTATGAAATATCAAAAGTTAAACGCTGGTGTGGTTAATGTTCTTATTTATTTTATCATGTCGATCACAGTCGTGAAGCTGCCTAAAGAATATACGGAGAGAATTGCCAGTCATTGGGCGAGAAAACGAGTCGAAACAGTAAGAGAAGCTATGGAAATTATAGAAATGGCTAAGCGAGAAATAAAATATAATCGTGAATGGCAAAATAAAAAAGCTAAATCTACAAAGCATAACTGGAGTGCATTTATAGATAAAATGAGAAAAAAAGGATATACGCCAGAAGAGCTAGAAAGAATAGTTGAACTCCATGAGCAAACAAAAAATGATTGA